In the Phaeobacter gallaeciensis genome, one interval contains:
- a CDS encoding thiazole synthase, with the protein MRLYDVDLSSRLLLGTAQYPSPQVLTDAVQASGSEVLTVSLRRETAAGSGAGFWDMLRQTGARILPNTAGCHTVQDAVTTAQMAREIFDTPWIKLEVIGHGDTLQPDVFALVETARILSEDGFQVFPYTTEDLVVAERLVEAGCEVLMPWGAPIGSGQGLRNPDGLRAMRAHFPEVPLIVDAGIGRPSDAAEAMELGMDAVLLNTAVAKAGDPVAMARAMDLAIRAGRAGFEAQPMEPRDMAVPSTPVLGLAELM; encoded by the coding sequence ATGCGCCTATATGATGTCGACCTTTCCTCGCGGCTCTTGCTGGGCACCGCGCAATACCCCTCGCCGCAGGTCCTGACCGACGCAGTGCAGGCCAGCGGCAGCGAGGTGCTGACCGTCTCCCTACGCCGTGAAACCGCAGCGGGATCGGGCGCAGGGTTCTGGGACATGCTGCGCCAGACCGGCGCGCGTATCCTGCCCAACACCGCGGGCTGCCACACCGTGCAGGACGCCGTGACCACTGCGCAGATGGCGCGGGAAATCTTCGACACCCCCTGGATCAAGCTGGAGGTGATCGGCCATGGAGATACGCTGCAACCAGATGTCTTTGCCCTGGTCGAGACCGCGCGGATCCTGTCCGAGGATGGTTTTCAGGTCTTCCCCTACACCACCGAGGATCTGGTGGTCGCCGAACGGCTGGTGGAGGCGGGCTGCGAAGTGCTGATGCCCTGGGGGGCGCCGATCGGTTCTGGTCAGGGGCTGCGCAATCCAGACGGGCTGCGTGCCATGAGGGCGCATTTCCCGGAGGTGCCGCTGATCGTCGATGCCGGGATCGGGCGGCCATCGGATGCGGCGGAAGCTATGGAGCTGGGAATGGATGCGGTCCTCTTGAACACCGCGGTTGCCAAGGCGGGCGACCCTGTGGCTATGGCCCGCGCAATGGATCTGGCCATTCGGGCCGGGCGGGCTGGGTTCGAAGCGCAGCCAATGGAGCCGCGTGACATGGCGGTGCCTTCGACGCCGGTCCTTGGTCTTGCAGAGTTGATGTGA
- a CDS encoding FAD-dependent oxidoreductase — protein MITIAGAGLAGLAAAHELARRGAEVTLYERSAHIGDKSASRYAGGMLAPWCEGESAEEEVITLGSRALDWWAQITPVVRRGTLVLAPARDRAELTRFARRTRAHVAVDERQIAALEPELAGRFRAGLHFTEEGHLDPRRAIRDLAARVQEMGVTLHCGTPAPSRVTLDCTGMAAPLPGLRPVRGEMAILHAPGVKISRTLRLLHPRSPIYLVPRADHHFMLGATMVESSASGAPTLRALSELMNAAYTLHPGLAEAAVVEVGAGLRPAFADNLPDLIWQDGTLYLNGLYRHGFLLAPAMAARAADILIPETSDADHRERRSA, from the coding sequence ATGATCACCATCGCAGGCGCGGGCCTTGCCGGGCTCGCCGCCGCGCATGAGCTGGCCCGGCGCGGGGCCGAGGTGACGCTTTATGAACGCAGCGCCCACATCGGTGACAAAAGCGCCTCCCGCTATGCCGGCGGCATGTTGGCGCCCTGGTGCGAGGGCGAAAGCGCCGAGGAGGAAGTGATCACCCTCGGCAGCCGCGCTCTCGACTGGTGGGCCCAGATCACCCCGGTGGTCCGGCGCGGCACGCTGGTGCTGGCCCCCGCCCGCGACCGGGCCGAGCTGACCCGTTTTGCCCGGCGCACCCGCGCCCATGTGGCGGTCGATGAGAGGCAGATCGCCGCGTTGGAGCCGGAGCTGGCAGGCCGGTTCCGCGCCGGGCTGCATTTCACGGAAGAGGGCCATCTGGACCCGCGCCGCGCGATCCGGGATCTGGCAGCCCGGGTGCAAGAGATGGGCGTGACCCTGCACTGCGGCACACCGGCGCCGTCGCGGGTCACGCTGGATTGCACCGGGATGGCTGCGCCCCTGCCGGGCCTGCGCCCGGTGCGCGGCGAGATGGCAATCCTGCACGCGCCGGGGGTCAAGATCAGCCGCACCCTGCGCCTGCTGCACCCGCGCAGCCCCATCTATCTGGTGCCGCGCGCCGATCATCACTTCATGCTGGGTGCCACCATGGTCGAAAGCAGCGCCAGCGGCGCTCCCACCCTGCGCGCCCTCAGCGAGCTGATGAATGCCGCCTACACGCTGCACCCCGGCCTGGCCGAGGCAGCGGTGGTGGAGGTCGGCGCAGGACTGCGCCCGGCCTTTGCCGACAACCTGCCGGATCTGATCTGGCAGGACGGCACACTGTACCTCAACGGCCTGTACCGACACGGCTTTCTTCTGGCGCCCGCCATGGCCGCGCGCGCCGCAGACATTCTGATTCCGGAGACTAGTGATGCAGATCATCGTGAACGCAGATCCGCGTGA
- a CDS encoding thiamine phosphate synthase, with the protein MERFYLIVGHVGRLELLVPHGVKLVQLRIKDQPDAEVRRQIARARDICAVHGAQLVVNDYWQAALDLNCSFVHLGQEDMESADFAALRRAGVHYGLSTHDEAELDRALSHDPAYVALGPVYPTLLKQMKWDPQGLERVTRWKCLAGNTPLVAIGGLTPERLPGVFAAGADSAAVVTDIQQAPDPEARTREWIRACAL; encoded by the coding sequence ATGGAACGTTTTTACCTGATTGTCGGCCACGTCGGCCGACTAGAGCTACTGGTGCCCCACGGGGTGAAACTGGTGCAGCTACGCATAAAGGACCAGCCGGATGCAGAAGTGCGCCGCCAGATCGCCCGCGCCCGCGACATCTGCGCCGTGCATGGCGCGCAGCTGGTGGTCAACGATTACTGGCAGGCGGCGCTGGATCTCAACTGCTCCTTTGTGCACCTCGGACAAGAGGACATGGAGTCGGCCGATTTTGCCGCCCTGCGCCGCGCGGGCGTGCACTATGGGCTTTCAACCCATGACGAGGCAGAGCTGGATCGCGCCCTGTCGCATGATCCGGCCTATGTGGCGCTGGGGCCGGTCTATCCGACCCTGCTGAAACAGATGAAATGGGATCCGCAGGGATTGGAGCGGGTGACCCGCTGGAAGTGCCTTGCCGGTAATACTCCGCTGGTGGCCATCGGAGGGCTGACGCCCGAGCGTCTGCCGGGTGTCTTTGCTGCGGGGGCCGACAGCGCCGCCGTGGTCACCGATATCCAACAGGCCCCCGACCCCGAAGCCCGCACCCGGGAATGGATCAGGGCCTGCGCATTATGA
- a CDS encoding ATP-binding protein, with amino-acid sequence MSNRSYLSVLVTIVVLVGASIFAEQQNSTIYSQRLRADVQSEVGLIRSRLEGALNADIQLVQGLVAVMSTEPDMTQQRFSDLSAQMIGRDGQITHLAAAPDLVISLIHPLKGNEAALGLDYNQHKAQRAAAEQARDTGKIVLAGPVKLVQGGEAFVARFPIFTSQNGPLRFWGILSAVISADGLYETVGLTDPDLGLDIAILGKDGKGAAGGQFFGSEEVMENNPVRTDVSLAEGNWVLAATPKGGWEVMPDNLWTLRLLLLAGGLLVLVPTALATRMADARSHAIEKLKRRERDLETLSRRLEIAVETSKIGIWELDAETGELIWDRRMSDLYGIEALNGKINFSEWKKCLHPDDCQQAVETFWRATHDGKNYLSEYRILLENGEQKHIRALGCAFSDASGRLRMIGVDWDVSGDVHLREELIRANRALTQRNSELHEAKLNAEQADRAKSEFLANMSHEIRTPMNGILGMADLLAEAELPDEEQLYVETIRDSSNALLKIINDILDLSRLEAGKLDITPTDFDLRSCIVQAVNLLRPKANGKGLTVEVEIDETLPQRMRGDDGRLRQILVNLVGNAVKFTAQGGVVVRVTSDPESPYRLVVEVEDTGIGISESQAEHIFDRFAQADAATTRAFGGTGLGLTISSILAERMGGTISLQPKQAAGQGSCFRLEVQLESEQTPAAQQKTETAPAVATEVLTGARIVLAEDNRTNRLLIQKYFAGLPVECVEAENGRKAVDLCREQMPDFVLMDMSMPELDGVEATREIRALDGPQPVIVALTANAFDSHRTECLEAGMDHFLQKPIRKAVLLQTLATLQMARMPEAEEVRVG; translated from the coding sequence GTGTCTAATCGCTCTTACCTGTCGGTGCTTGTGACCATTGTGGTACTAGTGGGCGCCTCGATATTTGCCGAGCAGCAGAACTCCACCATCTACAGCCAGCGTCTGCGCGCGGATGTGCAAAGCGAGGTCGGGTTGATCCGATCCCGGCTTGAGGGCGCGCTCAATGCCGATATTCAGTTGGTGCAGGGCCTGGTTGCAGTGATGTCGACCGAGCCGGACATGACACAGCAGCGGTTTTCCGATCTGAGCGCGCAGATGATCGGGCGGGACGGGCAGATTACCCATCTTGCCGCGGCTCCGGATCTGGTGATCTCCCTCATTCACCCGCTGAAGGGCAACGAGGCGGCGCTGGGCCTTGATTACAACCAGCACAAGGCGCAGCGCGCGGCCGCTGAGCAGGCGCGCGATACTGGCAAAATCGTTCTGGCCGGACCGGTCAAATTGGTACAGGGCGGCGAGGCCTTCGTGGCGCGCTTCCCTATTTTCACCTCGCAGAACGGTCCCTTGCGCTTCTGGGGTATTTTGTCAGCAGTTATCAGTGCCGATGGGTTATACGAGACCGTTGGTCTAACCGACCCGGATCTTGGCCTCGATATCGCGATCCTTGGAAAAGACGGCAAGGGCGCGGCTGGCGGTCAGTTCTTTGGCTCCGAAGAGGTGATGGAAAACAACCCGGTGCGCACCGATGTGTCGCTGGCCGAAGGCAATTGGGTGCTGGCCGCCACGCCGAAGGGCGGTTGGGAGGTGATGCCGGACAACCTCTGGACCTTGCGGTTGCTGCTGCTCGCAGGCGGGCTGCTGGTCCTTGTGCCCACCGCGCTTGCCACCCGCATGGCCGATGCCCGCAGCCACGCGATCGAGAAACTCAAACGCCGCGAACGGGATCTGGAAACCCTTTCCCGGCGTCTGGAGATTGCCGTTGAGACCTCCAAGATCGGCATCTGGGAGCTGGACGCGGAGACCGGTGAACTGATCTGGGATCGGCGCATGTCCGACCTTTATGGGATCGAGGCGCTGAACGGGAAAATCAATTTCTCCGAGTGGAAGAAGTGCCTGCATCCGGACGATTGCCAGCAAGCCGTGGAAACCTTCTGGCGCGCTACGCACGATGGCAAGAATTACCTCTCGGAATACCGCATCTTGCTAGAGAACGGCGAGCAAAAGCATATCCGGGCGCTGGGCTGCGCCTTCTCCGATGCCTCTGGGCGACTGCGCATGATCGGGGTCGACTGGGATGTCTCTGGCGATGTGCACCTGCGCGAAGAGCTGATCCGTGCCAACCGGGCTCTGACCCAGCGCAACAGCGAGCTCCACGAGGCCAAGCTCAACGCCGAACAGGCGGACCGGGCGAAATCGGAATTCCTCGCCAATATGAGCCATGAAATCCGCACACCGATGAATGGCATCCTTGGCATGGCGGATCTTCTGGCCGAGGCGGAACTGCCAGATGAAGAGCAGCTTTATGTGGAAACCATCCGCGATTCCTCCAATGCTCTGCTGAAAATCATCAACGACATTCTTGATCTCTCGCGCCTTGAAGCCGGCAAGCTGGACATAACCCCGACGGATTTCGATCTGCGCAGCTGTATCGTGCAGGCAGTGAACCTTCTGCGGCCCAAAGCCAACGGCAAGGGGCTGACGGTTGAGGTTGAGATCGACGAAACCCTGCCGCAGCGCATGCGCGGTGACGATGGTCGCTTGCGCCAGATCCTGGTCAATCTTGTGGGCAACGCGGTCAAGTTCACGGCACAGGGCGGGGTTGTCGTGCGTGTCACCAGTGATCCGGAGTCGCCCTACCGGCTCGTGGTTGAGGTCGAGGATACCGGGATCGGCATTTCCGAAAGCCAAGCCGAGCATATCTTTGACCGTTTTGCGCAGGCGGACGCGGCCACCACCCGTGCCTTTGGGGGCACCGGCCTTGGTCTGACCATCTCCAGCATCCTGGCCGAGCGGATGGGCGGCACCATTTCGCTGCAGCCGAAACAAGCCGCCGGGCAGGGCTCCTGTTTCCGGCTCGAAGTCCAACTGGAGTCGGAACAAACCCCAGCGGCTCAGCAGAAAACGGAAACCGCTCCTGCGGTGGCAACCGAGGTTCTGACCGGCGCCCGGATCGTGCTGGCTGAGGACAACCGGACCAACCGGCTGCTGATCCAGAAATATTTCGCCGGGCTTCCTGTTGAGTGCGTCGAGGCCGAGAATGGCCGCAAAGCAGTTGATCTCTGCCGGGAGCAAATGCCGGATTTCGTGCTGATGGACATGTCCATGCCGGAACTGGACGGGGTCGAGGCGACAAGGGAAATCCGCGCTCTGGACGGCCCGCAACCGGTGATCGTAGCGCTGACTGCCAATGCCTTTGACAGCCACCGCACAGAATGTCTGGAGGCGGGAATGGATCATTTCCTGCAGAAACCGATCCGCAAGGCTGTCCTTCTCCAGACGCTGGCTACTTTGCAGATGGCCCGCATGCCGGAGGCCGAAGAAGTGCGGGTCGGATAG
- the thiD gene encoding bifunctional hydroxymethylpyrimidine kinase/phosphomethylpyrimidine kinase, with the protein MIEPGTPRILVIAGTDSSGGAGLTRDTAMAQRLGCSVAPVVTAVTAQTSTALTSLWPVPPEDIAAQITAALREAPVQAIKIGMLGTPEAARAVAELLPPEMPVVLDPVLNTSSGGTLGDLISLAPLLRRVTLLTPNLQESASLSGQPVSAALPDLQLQAKILMGWNGKTDPAGSSVQVAHNSGPNAVLIKGGHAKGAISTDHLFQPGRHNAYHAPRLPHGHRGTGCALATAISCQLAQGHALEEACARAKTALTEWLVQQQID; encoded by the coding sequence GTGATCGAGCCGGGCACTCCGCGCATTCTGGTGATTGCAGGCACGGATTCCAGTGGCGGCGCGGGCCTCACCCGGGACACGGCAATGGCGCAGCGGCTGGGCTGCAGCGTGGCGCCGGTGGTCACAGCCGTCACCGCCCAGACCAGCACCGCACTCACGTCGCTCTGGCCCGTACCGCCCGAAGATATCGCAGCGCAAATCACCGCTGCGCTGCGTGAGGCTCCTGTTCAGGCGATCAAGATCGGCATGCTGGGCACACCCGAAGCTGCCCGCGCGGTCGCCGAGTTGCTACCGCCAGAGATGCCGGTGGTTCTGGACCCGGTACTGAACACGTCTTCCGGAGGGACGCTCGGCGACCTGATCAGCCTAGCGCCGTTGCTCCGACGTGTGACGCTGCTGACCCCAAACCTGCAGGAAAGCGCATCCCTGTCCGGGCAGCCCGTGAGCGCGGCGCTGCCTGATCTGCAACTACAAGCGAAGATCCTGATGGGCTGGAATGGAAAAACAGATCCAGCCGGATCCTCAGTGCAGGTCGCCCATAATTCGGGGCCAAACGCAGTTCTAATCAAGGGTGGCCACGCGAAGGGAGCAATCAGCACCGACCATCTGTTTCAGCCTGGGCGGCACAATGCATATCACGCCCCGCGCCTGCCCCACGGGCACCGGGGCACCGGCTGCGCGCTGGCTACGGCCATCTCCTGCCAGCTGGCGCAGGGGCACGCGCTGGAGGAAGCCTGCGCACGGGCCAAGACGGCGTTGACCGAATGGCTGGTTCAGCAGCAAATCGATTAA
- a CDS encoding HesA/MoeB/ThiF family protein — protein sequence MSQPARYARQIALPEVGAEGQARLSAAHVLVVGAGGLGCPVLSYLAGAGVGEITLMDPDVVEESNLHRQPLFDMRDLGTPKVEAARHHLLRAHPDLRLHADPHALDPLNAPAAVAQADLVVDAADSVAASYILSDCCKAQSTPLISASALGQSGYVGGFCGDAPSLRAVFPDPPASGATCASAGIMGPVVGSIGALQAQMTLKALLGHAPSPLGQLITLDMATLTPGGFRFDEAEEPEIALPFIAAANIQPEDQVVELRDPSEASAPVTPQALRLLPQNILSADLPDDCRIVLCCHSGLRAWSAARCLQQRGYKNLALLAAGAT from the coding sequence ATGAGCCAGCCCGCAAGATATGCCCGCCAGATCGCCCTGCCCGAGGTCGGCGCCGAGGGACAGGCGCGGCTTTCGGCGGCGCATGTGCTGGTGGTGGGCGCCGGGGGGCTTGGCTGCCCGGTGCTGAGCTATCTAGCCGGGGCTGGTGTGGGCGAAATCACCCTGATGGACCCCGATGTGGTGGAGGAAAGCAACCTGCACCGCCAACCGCTGTTCGATATGCGGGATCTCGGTACGCCAAAGGTAGAGGCAGCCCGCCACCACCTACTACGGGCGCATCCTGATCTGCGGCTGCATGCAGATCCGCACGCACTCGACCCGCTCAACGCGCCCGCCGCCGTGGCACAGGCCGATCTGGTGGTAGATGCCGCCGACAGTGTCGCCGCCTCCTATATCCTGTCCGATTGCTGCAAGGCGCAGAGTACGCCGCTGATTTCCGCCTCGGCGCTGGGACAATCCGGCTATGTCGGTGGTTTTTGCGGCGACGCGCCATCCCTGCGGGCGGTCTTTCCCGATCCCCCGGCCAGCGGCGCCACCTGCGCCAGCGCCGGGATCATGGGGCCGGTGGTGGGCAGCATTGGCGCACTTCAGGCGCAGATGACGTTGAAGGCGCTCTTGGGACATGCGCCCTCACCACTGGGGCAGTTGATCACGCTAGACATGGCGACGCTGACCCCCGGCGGCTTCCGCTTTGACGAAGCGGAAGAGCCGGAAATCGCCCTGCCCTTCATCGCCGCAGCCAACATCCAGCCAGAAGATCAAGTGGTCGAGCTGCGCGATCCGTCCGAGGCATCAGCGCCGGTGACACCGCAGGCCCTGCGCCTGCTGCCACAGAATATTCTGAGTGCCGACCTGCCAGACGACTGCCGGATCGTCCTGTGCTGTCACAGCGGGTTGCGGGCCTGGAGCGCCGCCCGCTGCCTGCAACAGCGCGGCTACAAAAATCTAGCGCTGCTGGCAGCGGGTGCCACGTGA
- the thiS gene encoding sulfur carrier protein ThiS, with the protein MQIIVNADPRDIRATTLAAALDELGFTSPAIATALNGQFISRAKRDDTKLTAGDRLEVLAPMQGG; encoded by the coding sequence ATGCAGATCATCGTGAACGCAGATCCGCGTGACATCCGCGCCACCACCCTCGCTGCCGCGCTGGATGAGCTGGGCTTTACCAGTCCGGCGATTGCCACCGCGCTCAACGGGCAATTTATCTCGCGCGCGAAACGCGATGACACCAAGCTGACGGCAGGCGACCGGCTGGAAGTCCTCGCCCCGATGCAGGGGGGCTAA
- the bioB gene encoding biotin synthase BioB: MLDAAPIRTDWTRAEAEKIYNQPFMDLLFQAQSVHRQAFDPNQVQKSKLLSIKTGGCPEDCAYCSQSARNGAKLSASKLIEVERVIAEAKKARDAGATRYCMGAAWRSPKERDMAALEAMIHGVRELGMETCMTLGMLEEDQVFRLRDAGLDYYNHNIDTSERYYSEIITTRTFADRIETLNRVREAGIKVCAGGIVGMGEEQMDRIDMLLALATLDEHPDSVPVNMLIPIADTPLADVRKLDPIEFVRTIALARILMPNSHVRLSAGRTDMSDELQAMCFFAGANSIFVGETLLTADNPEEDKDQQLFDRLGLVAMAAHCEGRIGEAGE; the protein is encoded by the coding sequence ATGCTGGATGCTGCGCCGATCAGAACCGACTGGACACGTGCCGAAGCTGAGAAAATCTATAATCAGCCCTTCATGGATTTGTTGTTTCAGGCGCAGTCCGTGCATCGCCAGGCGTTCGACCCCAATCAGGTACAGAAATCCAAGCTTCTGAGCATCAAGACCGGCGGCTGCCCCGAGGATTGCGCCTATTGCAGCCAATCCGCGCGCAATGGTGCAAAACTCTCTGCCAGCAAGCTGATCGAGGTGGAGCGGGTGATCGCCGAGGCGAAAAAGGCCCGGGACGCAGGCGCCACACGCTATTGCATGGGGGCGGCCTGGCGCAGCCCGAAAGAGCGCGACATGGCGGCGCTGGAGGCGATGATCCATGGGGTCCGGGAGCTGGGGATGGAGACCTGCATGACCTTGGGCATGCTGGAGGAGGATCAGGTGTTCCGCCTGCGCGATGCGGGGCTGGATTACTACAACCACAATATCGACACCTCGGAGCGTTACTATTCCGAGATCATCACCACCCGCACATTCGCCGACCGGATCGAGACCCTGAATCGGGTGCGCGAGGCGGGGATCAAGGTCTGCGCGGGCGGCATCGTCGGCATGGGCGAAGAGCAGATGGACCGGATCGACATGCTGCTGGCTCTGGCAACGCTGGATGAACACCCGGATTCGGTGCCGGTGAACATGCTGATCCCGATTGCCGACACGCCACTGGCAGACGTCCGGAAACTCGACCCCATCGAATTCGTGCGCACCATCGCGCTGGCGCGGATCCTGATGCCGAACAGCCATGTGCGCCTGTCGGCAGGCCGCACCGACATGAGCGATGAGCTGCAGGCGATGTGTTTCTTTGCTGGGGCCAATTCGATCTTTGTCGGGGAAACGTTGCTAACAGCGGACAACCCCGAGGAAGACAAGGATCAGCAGTTGTTCGACCGGCTGGGCCTGGTGGCCATGGCTGCCCATTGCGAAGGGCGGATTGGCGAGGCGGGCGAATGA
- the thiC gene encoding phosphomethylpyrimidine synthase ThiC, which translates to MTHQNSTIAPSVTTGPLPASRKIYVSGDIHPEIRVPMREIATHPTAGEAPLPVYDSSGPYTDPDHTTDIRQGLPALRRDWILTRADVEEYQGRDVKPEDNGFVEGDRLTPEFPQRPAPLRATGDRAVTQLAYARAGIITPEMEYIAIRENQLRETSPCHRDGNDFGANIPDYVTPEFVRQEVAEGRAIIPANINHPELEPMIIGRNFKVKINANMGTSAVTSSMEEEVDKLVWAIRWGADTVMDLSTGRNIHNTREWIIRNSPVPIGTVPIYQALEKVNGIAEDLTWEVFRDTLIEQAEQGVDYFTIHAGVRLHMVPMTVNRVTGIVSRGGSIMAKWCLHHHKESFLYEHFEEICDICRRYDVSFSLGDGLRPGSIADANDEAQFAELETLGELTKIAWAKDCQVMIEGPGHVAMHKIKENMDKQLECCHEAPFYTLGPLTTDIAPGYDHITSGIGAAMIGWFGCAMLCYVTPKEHLGLPDRDDVKTGVITYKIAAHAADLAKGLPGAQRRDDALSRARFEFRWEDQFNLSLDPETARDFHDATLPKQAHKVAHFCSMCGPKFCSMRISHDIRAEAQKEGMEAMAAKFREGGDLYVPVQDTVDAEDAGA; encoded by the coding sequence ATGACCCATCAGAATTCCACGATCGCGCCCAGCGTTACCACCGGCCCGCTGCCCGCATCGCGCAAGATCTACGTCTCCGGCGACATCCACCCTGAGATCCGCGTGCCAATGCGCGAAATCGCAACCCACCCCACCGCGGGCGAGGCGCCGCTGCCGGTCTACGACAGCTCCGGCCCCTATACCGATCCCGATCACACCACCGACATCCGCCAAGGCCTGCCCGCCCTGCGCCGGGACTGGATCCTGACGCGCGCCGATGTGGAGGAATACCAGGGCCGCGATGTAAAGCCCGAGGACAACGGATTTGTCGAAGGCGACCGGCTGACACCGGAATTCCCCCAGCGCCCGGCCCCGCTGCGCGCCACGGGCGACAGGGCGGTGACGCAGCTGGCCTATGCCCGCGCCGGGATCATCACGCCCGAGATGGAATATATCGCCATCCGCGAGAACCAGTTGCGCGAGACCTCGCCCTGTCATCGCGATGGCAACGATTTCGGCGCCAATATTCCCGATTACGTAACGCCCGAGTTCGTCCGTCAGGAGGTCGCCGAAGGTCGTGCGATCATCCCCGCCAACATCAACCACCCGGAGCTGGAGCCGATGATCATCGGCCGCAATTTCAAGGTGAAGATCAACGCCAATATGGGCACCTCGGCGGTGACCTCCTCGATGGAGGAGGAAGTGGACAAGCTGGTCTGGGCGATCCGCTGGGGCGCCGATACGGTGATGGATCTGTCGACCGGGCGCAACATCCACAACACCCGCGAATGGATCATCCGCAACTCCCCCGTGCCCATCGGCACCGTGCCGATCTATCAGGCGCTGGAAAAGGTGAACGGCATTGCCGAGGACCTGACCTGGGAGGTGTTCCGTGACACGCTGATCGAACAGGCCGAACAGGGCGTCGATTACTTCACCATCCACGCAGGCGTGCGTCTGCACATGGTGCCGATGACCGTCAACCGCGTGACCGGGATCGTGTCGCGCGGCGGCTCGATCATGGCGAAATGGTGCCTGCATCATCACAAAGAAAGCTTCCTTTATGAGCATTTTGAGGAGATCTGCGACATCTGCCGCCGGTATGACGTCTCCTTCTCCCTGGGCGACGGGCTGCGCCCCGGATCGATTGCCGATGCCAATGACGAGGCGCAATTTGCCGAGCTGGAAACCCTGGGCGAGCTGACCAAAATCGCCTGGGCCAAGGATTGCCAGGTGATGATCGAGGGGCCGGGCCATGTGGCCATGCACAAGATCAAGGAGAACATGGACAAGCAGCTGGAGTGCTGCCACGAGGCACCGTTTTATACGCTCGGCCCGCTCACCACAGATATCGCACCGGGCTATGACCACATCACCTCTGGCATTGGCGCCGCGATGATCGGCTGGTTCGGCTGCGCCATGCTCTGCTATGTGACGCCCAAGGAACACCTGGGCCTGCCGGACCGCGATGACGTGAAGACGGGAGTGATCACCTACAAGATCGCCGCCCATGCCGCCGATCTGGCAAAGGGCCTTCCCGGCGCCCAGCGGCGCGATGATGCGCTGTCCCGCGCCCGGTTCGAATTCCGCTGGGAGGATCAGTTCAACCTCTCGCTCGACCCGGAAACCGCGCGCGATTTCCACGATGCGACCCTGCCGAAACAGGCGCATAAGGTGGCGCATTTCTGCTCCATGTGCGGGCCGAAGTTCTGCTCCATGCGGATCAGCCACGACATCCGTGCCGAGGCGCAGAAGGAAGGCATGGAGGCGATGGCCGCCAAATTCCGCGAAGGCGGCGACCTATACGTGCCGGTGCAAGACACCGTGGATGCGGAGGACGCGGGGGCATGA